One window of Petroclostridium xylanilyticum genomic DNA carries:
- the mglC gene encoding galactose/methyl galactoside ABC transporter permease MglC: protein MSDVTLKPAKKPDSKALREFISKNAIYLVLVGLFIGIGLLDKNFFSVNNLRNVLIIASVRVIIALGVGGTLITRGTDLSSGRVVGLTACIAASLLQRPDYAYKMFKDLPYLPVIVPILLVILVGLMIGVLNGLVIAYLKVPPFIATLGMMVIVYGAACIYTNAQPIGGLRDDFTGIASGSLFSIPNLILIASGVALFMWFILNKTRFGKYIYAIGGNPSAAEVSGVNVERTLIKVYALAGALYGLAGALLAARTGGATNNYGLMYELDAIAAATIGGVSTSGGIGTVSGIITGVMIFEVLNNGLVILGVSAYWQQVIKGLIIVGAVAFDIRKYLAKK from the coding sequence ATGTCAGATGTAACCTTGAAGCCGGCAAAAAAGCCGGATAGCAAGGCTTTGCGTGAATTTATCAGCAAGAATGCAATTTATCTGGTACTTGTGGGGTTGTTTATTGGAATAGGTTTGCTGGATAAAAACTTCTTTTCAGTTAACAACCTGAGAAATGTCCTCATCATCGCTTCGGTGCGTGTCATCATCGCTCTTGGTGTAGGTGGTACGCTTATAACCCGTGGAACCGACCTTTCTTCCGGACGTGTTGTGGGACTTACAGCTTGTATTGCGGCAAGCCTTCTCCAACGTCCGGATTATGCATATAAGATGTTTAAGGATTTACCGTATCTACCGGTAATTGTACCAATCCTTCTGGTAATACTTGTAGGACTCATGATCGGTGTTTTGAACGGATTGGTCATTGCTTACCTTAAAGTACCACCTTTTATTGCGACACTGGGCATGATGGTAATTGTATACGGGGCAGCTTGTATTTACACCAATGCCCAGCCTATAGGCGGTCTCAGGGATGATTTTACTGGTATTGCTTCCGGTTCCTTATTCTCCATTCCCAACCTTATATTGATAGCGTCGGGAGTGGCGTTGTTTATGTGGTTCATACTCAATAAGACCCGTTTTGGCAAATATATTTATGCCATAGGAGGCAATCCAAGCGCTGCCGAGGTATCTGGAGTCAATGTTGAACGGACATTAATAAAGGTATATGCCCTTGCAGGCGCTCTTTACGGCCTTGCAGGTGCTTTGCTTGCCGCCAGGACGGGCGGGGCGACAAACAACTACGGTCTGATGTATGAGCTGGATGCTATTGCTGCAGCTACCATAGGAGGTGTATCTACCTCAGGAGGTATTGGGACAGTTTCGGGTATCATTACCGGGGTAATGATTTTTGAAGTGTTGAATAACGGTCTTGTTATACTGGGAGTATCCGCATACTGGCAGCAGGTTATCAAAGGTTTAATCATCGTTGGTGCCGTAGCCTTTGACATCCGCAAATATCTTGCAAAAAAATGA
- a CDS encoding sugar ABC transporter ATP-binding protein — protein MAQEYILEMRNISKSFPGVKALDDVTLKIRPGTVHALMGENGAGKSTLMKCLFGIYVPDIGEVILQGKKVQFKNPKDALENGISMIHQELHPVPHRSVMENIWLGRFPVRSLMGVKMVDHKKMYSDTKALMEELQMDIKPDTLVAKLSVSQVQAVEIAKAVSYRSKVIVMDEPTSSLTENEVKHLFRIINNLREQGVAIIYISHKMEEILEISDEVTIMRDGQYIGTWSSAGLTTDMIIAKMVGRDLTHRFPARENVPGEVIMKVEGFTSVNPKSFRNVSFELRRGEILGIGGLVGAQRTELVEAIFGLRHISEGKIFISGQEVRIRNPIDAKRHGIALLTEERRATGIFPILSVEDNTLIASLERYINLKFVLSRKKGAADVDKSINMLRVKTPSAKTPIQYLSGGNQQKVIFSRWLLTEPDILILDEPTRGIDVGAKYEIYSIIADLAKRGKSIIMISSEMPELLGMSDRIMIMCAGRLSGIIDGREANQELIMKYATQFA, from the coding sequence ATGGCACAGGAATATATTTTGGAAATGCGCAACATTTCCAAAAGCTTTCCCGGTGTAAAGGCGCTTGATGATGTCACATTAAAAATCCGGCCTGGAACAGTCCATGCTTTGATGGGTGAAAATGGGGCGGGCAAATCTACGCTGATGAAATGTCTTTTTGGTATTTACGTGCCCGACATAGGCGAGGTTATTCTGCAAGGTAAAAAAGTGCAATTTAAAAACCCAAAGGATGCCTTGGAAAATGGGATTTCCATGATTCATCAGGAACTCCACCCTGTTCCACACCGCAGCGTGATGGAAAACATATGGCTTGGAAGATTTCCGGTCAGGAGTTTAATGGGCGTAAAAATGGTGGATCACAAAAAAATGTATAGCGACACCAAAGCCCTGATGGAAGAACTTCAAATGGACATTAAGCCTGATACGCTGGTAGCAAAGCTATCCGTATCCCAGGTCCAGGCAGTGGAAATTGCAAAGGCAGTTTCATACAGGTCTAAAGTAATTGTTATGGACGAACCTACGTCTTCCCTTACAGAAAACGAAGTAAAGCACTTGTTTAGAATTATTAACAATCTTAGGGAACAAGGTGTGGCAATCATATATATTTCGCATAAGATGGAGGAAATATTGGAGATTTCGGACGAAGTAACCATCATGAGAGATGGACAATACATTGGGACATGGTCTTCTGCCGGACTTACCACAGATATGATTATTGCAAAGATGGTGGGAAGGGACTTGACTCACCGTTTTCCTGCACGTGAAAATGTGCCCGGTGAAGTCATCATGAAGGTGGAAGGATTCACTTCGGTTAACCCTAAGTCTTTTAGAAACGTGTCTTTTGAACTAAGACGTGGAGAAATACTGGGTATAGGCGGACTGGTCGGAGCTCAGCGGACCGAACTGGTGGAAGCAATTTTCGGACTGCGGCATATATCCGAAGGAAAGATATTTATTTCCGGTCAAGAAGTCAGGATACGAAATCCGATAGATGCAAAACGTCACGGTATTGCTCTTCTCACAGAAGAACGTCGGGCAACAGGTATCTTCCCTATACTTTCGGTGGAAGACAATACGCTGATTGCCAGCCTTGAGCGCTATATCAATTTAAAATTTGTTTTAAGCCGGAAAAAAGGCGCGGCAGACGTGGATAAAAGCATTAACATGCTCCGGGTAAAAACACCTTCCGCCAAGACGCCTATACAATACCTTTCAGGGGGAAATCAGCAGAAAGTAATATTTTCCCGCTGGCTGCTTACCGAACCTGACATTCTGATTCTTGATGAGCCTACTCGCGGAATTGATGTAGGCGCAAAATATGAGATTTATTCCATTATTGCCGACCTGGCGAAGCGGGGCAAAAGCATCATCATGATATCTTCCGAAATGCCTGAGCTTTTGGGTATGTCGGATAGAATTATGATCATGTGTGCAGGAAGGCTTAGCGGTATCATAGATGGCAGGGAAGCAAATCAGGAACTTATTATGAAATATGCGACTCAGTTCGCATAG